In Caenibius sp. WL, the following proteins share a genomic window:
- a CDS encoding thermonuclease family protein → MPSRISFAIVLSFCVLAFATMFLGAYSMAFGQEPQTVMCRVKWVHDGDTFRCDGYAKSTRLFGVDAPEMPGACRQGRVCTPGDPYASKAYLERLIGNRTLECDHFETDHYGRPVMRCWAGGRDLSCAMVKAGMAVERYGRLNC, encoded by the coding sequence ATGCCCTCCCGTATCAGCTTCGCCATCGTCCTTTCCTTCTGCGTCCTCGCCTTTGCGACCATGTTCCTTGGCGCTTACTCCATGGCGTTCGGTCAGGAGCCACAGACGGTCATGTGCCGGGTGAAGTGGGTCCATGACGGCGACACCTTCCGCTGCGACGGATACGCCAAGAGCACCAGGCTATTCGGTGTGGACGCACCTGAGATGCCCGGAGCGTGTCGGCAAGGCCGTGTCTGCACCCCGGGCGATCCCTACGCCAGCAAGGCATACCTGGAACGCCTGATCGGCAACAGGACGCTGGAATGCGATCATTTCGAAACGGATCACTACGGGCGGCCCGTCATGCGCTGCTGGGCAGGCGGCCGGGACCTATCCTGCGCCATGGTGAAAGCGGGGATGGCGGTGGAGAGGTATGGGCGGTTGAATTGCTGA